Proteins encoded within one genomic window of Haematobia irritans isolate KBUSLIRL chromosome 5, ASM5000362v1, whole genome shotgun sequence:
- the RpL29 gene encoding ribosomal protein L29 — protein MAKSKNHTNHNQNRKAHRNGIKRPMRKRHESTMGMDVKFLTNQRFARRNNLSRAEADQRYKDRMAAQAGKKKPVSLQ, from the exons ATGGCCAAGTCAAAGAATCACACTAATCACAATCAAAACAGAAAGGCCCATCGTAATGGTATCAAGCGCCCAATGCGTAAACGCCATGAATCCACTATGGGT ATGGATGTTAAATTCTTGACTAACCAACGTTTTGCCCGCAGAAACAACTTGTCCCGCGCTGAAGCTGACCAACGCTACAAGGATCGTATGGCCGCTCAAGCTGGCAAGAAGAAGCCCGTTTCTCTCCAATAG